Proteins from a genomic interval of Zingiber officinale cultivar Zhangliang chromosome 1B, Zo_v1.1, whole genome shotgun sequence:
- the LOC122044345 gene encoding dirigent protein 2-like, with protein MATEFDDLLRNATWSLVPYNSSMNIVGSKWVYRIKYRADGSIERYKARLVTKGFNQQSASSVIPSLLLFLFVAAAAAAAASSNPNGYMHLRFYNHERILGSGPSATVVYAVQRRDSNSGAGFGNVIVYDNLLRSGVETDSPIVGRNQGMGVGSSLAENSGLTNFQLVFTAGKYNGSSLALQGLFPVAPLGTVFERAITGGTGKFRLARGYLLTTEVCATNTTLTGQLDAYITFR; from the exons atggctacagaatttgatgatCTTCTTCGTAATGCAACCTGGAGCTTAGTCCCTTATAACTCATCCatgaatattgtgggctctaaatgggtttatCGAATTAAGTATCGTGCAGATGGTTCTATTGAACGTTACAAAGCTCGCCTTGTTACTAAAGGCTTTAATCAACAGtcag CCTCCTCAGTCATTCCTTCCTTGCTCCTCTTCCTCTTCGTAGCTGCCGCTGCCGCTGCCGCTGCCTCCTCCAACCCCAATGGCTACATGCACCTGCGCTTCTACAACCACGAGAGAATCCTTGGCTCCGGTCCCAGCGCCACTGTCGTCTACGCCGTCCAGCGTCGTGACTCCAACTCTGGGGCTGGCTTCGGTAACGTCATTGTCTACGACAACCTTCTGCGGTCCGGGGTGGAGACAGACTCGCCCATCGTCGGCCGAAACCAGGGCATGGGAGTGGGCTCGAGCTTGGCCGAGAACTCTGGCCTCACCAATTTCCAGCTAGTGTTCACTGCCGGCAAGTACAACGGCAGCTCCCTCGCCCTGCAGGGGTTGTTCCCGGTCGCCCCGCTCGGGACCGTGTTCGAACGGGCGATCACCGGAGGCACAGGAAAGTTCCGTTTGGCCAGAGGATACCTCTTGACCACCGAAGTTTGTGCTACCAACACGACCCTCACTGGACAACTCGACGCTTATATCACCTTCCGTTGA
- the LOC122044353 gene encoding dirigent protein 22-like, which produces MAASSVIPSLLLFLFVAAAAAASSNSNGYMHLRFYNHERILGSGPSATVVYAVQRRDSNSGAGFGNVIVYDNLLRSGVETDSPIVGRNQGMGVGSSLAENSGLTNFQLVFTAGKYTGSSLALQGLFPVAPLGTVFERAITGGTGKFRLARGYLLTTEVRATNTTLTGQLDAYITFR; this is translated from the coding sequence ATGGCAGCCTCCTCAGTCATTCCTTCCTTGCTCCTCTTCCTCTTCGTAGCTGCCGCTGCCGCTGCCTCCTCCAACTCCAATGGCTACATGCACCTGCGCTTCTACAACCACGAGAGAATCCTTGGCTCCGGTCCCAGCGCCACTGTCGTCTACGCCGTCCAGCGACGTGACTCCAACTCTGGGGCTGGTTTCGGAAACGTCATCGTCTACGACAACCTTCTGCGGTCCGGGGTGGAGACAGACTCGCCCATCGTCGGCCGAAACCAGGGCATGGGAGTGGGCTCGAGCTTGGCCGAGAACTCTGGCCTCACCAATTTCCAGCTGGTGTTCACCGCCGGCAAGTACACCGGCAGCTCCCTCGCCCTGCAGGGGTTGTTCCCGGTCGCCCCACTCGGGACCGTGTTCGAACGGGCGATCACCGGAGGCACAGGAAAGTTCCGTTTGGCCAGAGGATACCTATTGACCACAGAAGTTCGTGCTACCAACACGACCCTCACAGGACAGCTCGACGCTTATATCACCTTCCGTTGA